The sequence below is a genomic window from Methanocellales archaeon.
TTCTTGAGTGAGACGCCCACGACGCCGCATTTCTCCTTCAAAAAATTCACCCATTTTTAACCGATTTTTTCATCCAACTATAACTCCGTATTCTGCTCGTCCTTCCGAATCCGCATGAAGCACATTCCCTATCATTGAAATGATAAGATACACTGCCACATCGTCGACACTTGATATGTGTCTTTTTATTTCTTCTACCCATTGATGGAGTTCCCTTTGACATCTTTGATCCCTCTTATGGCGATATATAGACGACGTTATCGCCTCTTACTACGATCGTACCCAATTTTCTGGTAACTTCGCCGTCCTTCAGTTCCTCTGCCTTGCCTAATACCAAGTTCATATGGACGTCATAGCCTTGGAGTTCTCCTCTGAACTCCCTTCCACCCCTAAGTCGTATTATAATGGGTGCGTTTAGCGATTTGTTTAGAATATCCAATGGTCTGTCTTCCATATAGAAGCTCCTCCAATACGATAATTTTGATTTTAGGTTACGTCCTACTTAAGCACCACTTTATTGTAACCTTTTCATATATAATATAGATAGGTAGGTAAGTAGGCATATCGCGCATGTACCCCAATAACATTACACAAAAATAAAGCTACTGATTTACGATATTATATCAGCCGCAAGATTATCCAACTCATTCCCGTTTACTTCTCATTACTTTCCATGGCTCCTCCACTCGCAGTATGAAAAACTTCCGATAGAGAGGATATCCAAATTAAACGCCCAAGAATCAGTAGGTCATACCAACCTGTTTATCGGATGATTTGCACTAGGAATAATCTCGAAATCTTCAGCTGCTTCGGCAACCATTATGTCTGTCATCGCAGCCATCGGAAAGGCATAGGGTGCGCTCTCAATGGGCCCGTACAATACAAAATCGCCAGCAACTATCAGCTGCAGTCCTATGGAGCCAATGTCACATGCCCTATAGATCATGAAGTCCTTTTTCTTTTTGCCTTTTAGCCAGTCCCAAGCCAGTGGAGCGTTATGGATTCCTGATCCGACTGGAAGACCCCATTTTGCCTTTGCAACCAGGGTCATCTTAAGTGCTATTCCGGCCCCATTTCCGATGGGTGTGATAGAGGGGTCGATAAGTATTTTCGATATTCCGCAATCCTCTGCGATCTGGAGCAAACCCTTTTCACCAACGCCTGCACCACTTTCCAGAAGGGCTATTCGACCCTCCAGGGAAGAGTCCATTGCATTAAAGCCCATGACAATCGATGAATCGACATCTGAAGCCTTCAGCATATTTCTTTCATCATCCGTAATACCCATGTTGATGGAATTGTTAATAGCCCGATCCGCAAGACCTATTTCCGTGACATATCGGATGCCTTCCATCCTAACGCTAGATTCAATCGAATCGATCAAAAATGGTGCCTCTGTGATTTCACTGACGAAGTCGATATATCTTTTTACATTAATTTTGCTGGAGGCAAAAACATGAACCATGCATGGATTGCCCGTCTCATCGGCGCTTTCGGACTGCATGTTTATCAGTGACTCGGCCTCCTTCTCGTTAAAGAGTCCTTTGTCTTCATCATCGACGATCTTGTGATTCGGATAGAATATCGTACCTGCCAGTACGGCGGGAATTTCTCCCGGTTGGCCACCGATTTTTACCCCAGCGATATCAACTATTTTTTGCTCTTGTCGGAACCTGAACATATCTCTATGACCCCGCTAGAAGAATCCAGGAACACATTCTCAGATATCATGATATCTCTGGACATACTTATGGGTATGGTCCTTCTCTGGCGCTTACTCTTCACCGCCTGGATTAAAAATGGCGGCTCCGGGTATATCTCGCCCATATCACCATATTTTTCTGCGACCTGCAAGATGATTTCAAGATTCGTTTCACCAATCAAATCAATGATCTGGACTTGCTTCTGAAAACGCTCTATGGCATCAGCCGAAATGTTCTCGATAAATGGTATTGCTCCCTCTGAACCGATTATTTTGCCATTATCATCAATGCCATTGGCATGGATCGCTTTTAGCGTGTGACCGCTTAGATGCCCCCTGGACTCATTCCCACAGAGCAATATGAAACGTATGTTTGGATTGGAGATCGTATTCGTTATTGCCTTTTCTATCCCGAGATTTTCGGTCTTGCAAGAGCCCATGATTGCAACCTTTCTTAGCTCCCCGGGCTTAAGATCGAAATGGCTTGCGAGCGTGACTATGCCTACCCGGGATTCTTTGTCCCCAATTTGGTAGTCCCCTCTTATAACAGGCCATTCATCCATGATTCAATCTCCTGATTCAGCATCCTCAGATCGGCTCGAGTTTTGAGTGCCCCTTGCGATGAGGATCATAACATATCATAACATCATGTGACAAAGGTTAATTTACTTATTGCCAATGTACTTTATGATGATCGCATGGACGGAAAAATATCGGCCAGAAATATTGAGCGATATAATCGGAAATGATAAAGCAGTTACTGAGCTGAAAAAATGGGCAGAGGATTGGAACGTTCATAAAAAGACTGCAATCCTATATGGGCCCCCTGGCATCGGAAAAACATCGGCAGCATACGCGCTTGCAAACGATATGGGTTGGGAGACCATCGAGCTAAACGCAAGTGAACAACGAACTGCAGCCGTCATTCAGAAGATTGCGGGCTCTGCCGCACAAACCGGTACCTTTCTAGGGGGTGCATCTGGCCGAAGGCTGATAATCCTGGATGAGGCGGACAATATCTACGGGGATGTCGATCAGGGGGGCGTTAAAGCCATAGGTGAATTGATTAAAAAGACCCATCAGCCGATAGTTTTGATAGCAAATGAATATTACGATATGTCAAAAACGCTCAGGGGATCGTGCAAGCCTATCCAGTTCAGAGGTGTTCAAAGCCGATCCATCATGCCCCTTCTACGCAGGATTTGTCAGGAGGAGGGGATTGACTGTGACGAGGGGGCGATAGAACTCATCGGGAACAGGGCCGGTGATGTCAGGTCTGCCATCAATGACCTACAGGCAATCGCACAAGGACGAAAAAAAGTCCATAGTGAGGACGTTGTGATCGGGATCAGAGACACGAAAGAATCGATATTTGATGTCATGAAAGAGATATTCAAGGGAAGTGACCCAAAGAGGGCGTTATATGCCTCATACTCCCTGGATGAAAACCCTGAGGACTTCATCCACTGGATAGATGAAAACCTCCCCCGAGAGTATAAGGGCGAGGACCTCGCCAAGGGCTTCGAGGCCCTGTCGCGGTCAGATGTTTTTCTTGGGAGAGTCAGGAGAAGACAGAATTACGGCCTTTGGAAGTACGCCGGGGAGATGATGACCTGCGGTGTTCAAGCCGCTAAGTCAAAGAAACATCACGGATATGTCCCCTATAAATC
It includes:
- a CDS encoding replication factor C large subunit translates to MIAWTEKYRPEILSDIIGNDKAVTELKKWAEDWNVHKKTAILYGPPGIGKTSAAYALANDMGWETIELNASEQRTAAVIQKIAGSAAQTGTFLGGASGRRLIILDEADNIYGDVDQGGVKAIGELIKKTHQPIVLIANEYYDMSKTLRGSCKPIQFRGVQSRSIMPLLRRICQEEGIDCDEGAIELIGNRAGDVRSAINDLQAIAQGRKKVHSEDVVIGIRDTKESIFDVMKEIFKGSDPKRALYASYSLDENPEDFIHWIDENLPREYKGEDLAKGFEALSRSDVFLGRVRRRQNYGLWKYAGEMMTCGVQAAKSKKHHGYVPYKSPAIWKKMGQAKSVRVVRDSIAAKIGKHCHASQRYARSELIPFLKAIFRKNAIEISAMLDLSQNEIAFLLG
- the mtrH gene encoding tetrahydromethanopterin S-methyltransferase subunit H produces the protein MFRFRQEQKIVDIAGVKIGGQPGEIPAVLAGTIFYPNHKIVDDEDKGLFNEKEAESLINMQSESADETGNPCMVHVFASSKINVKRYIDFVSEITEAPFLIDSIESSVRMEGIRYVTEIGLADRAINNSINMGITDDERNMLKASDVDSSIVMGFNAMDSSLEGRIALLESGAGVGEKGLLQIAEDCGISKILIDPSITPIGNGAGIALKMTLVAKAKWGLPVGSGIHNAPLAWDWLKGKKKKDFMIYRACDIGSIGLQLIVAGDFVLYGPIESAPYAFPMAAMTDIMVAEAAEDFEIIPSANHPINRLV
- a CDS encoding tetrahydromethanopterin S-methyltransferase subunit A, which codes for MDEWPVIRGDYQIGDKESRVGIVTLASHFDLKPGELRKVAIMGSCKTENLGIEKAITNTISNPNIRFILLCGNESRGHLSGHTLKAIHANGIDDNGKIIGSEGAIPFIENISADAIERFQKQVQIIDLIGETNLEIILQVAEKYGDMGEIYPEPPFLIQAVKSKRQRRTIPISMSRDIMISENVFLDSSSGVIEICSGSDKSKK
- a CDS encoding LSm family protein; translation: MEDRPLDILNKSLNAPIIIRLRGGREFRGELQGYDVHMNLVLGKAEELKDGEVTRKLGTIVVRGDNVVYISP
- a CDS encoding 50S ribosomal protein L37e yields the protein MSKGTPSMGRRNKKTHIKCRRCGSVSYHFNDRECASCGFGRTSRIRSYSWMKKSVKNG